In Silene latifolia isolate original U9 population chromosome 3, ASM4854445v1, whole genome shotgun sequence, a single window of DNA contains:
- the LOC141648957 gene encoding uncharacterized protein LOC141648957, with the protein MARINMPKYGSMQQRTLKYNPGSSAFVVCDNIERPPPIFKRFYVCLKACKEGFIQGCRPIIGVDGCHLKGVYPGICLVAVGLLVVPKANIDSRARHIWANLKLRFSGQLYKETFWAAARAMTRADFSKEMEGMKLLSRDAWSFLNDIPPRHWSRHAFDTTCKSHLLLNNVCEVFNAVLKEARDKPILTQLEWMRKYVMQRLCQKREGAKSYEGRVMPYVDKYLDWAKDESRFATFMQSDEHEFEVELRGEQVVVNLLDKTCGCNHWNLTGLPCPHAMACLLEKRMDPKNYVDDFYSKERYMLTYANKPLPPPLRTMPGRPKGKKRRKEAGENEEQQLKRGKRSKHCSNCGGSGHYKRTCKNPAAPPNTAVRAPGGRPQKKTEWAKNIREKARARAAQKEAWKTAHLNGASSSTSTAMPSTNTAAPTSLSFTELLSQASNVQGNQAWRQS; encoded by the exons ATGGCAAGGATCAATATGCCAAAGTATGGGAGTATGCAGCAAAGAACATTGAAGTACAACCCTGGTAGTTCAGCATTTGTGGTGTGTGACAATATTGAGAGGCCTCCACCTATATTCAAAAGATTCTATGTCTGCCTAAAAGCTTGTAAAGAAGGATTCATACAAGGATGCAGGCCTATAATTGGAGTGGATGGATGTCATTTGAAGGGTGTATATCCTGGCATATGTCTGGTTGCTGTTGGG CTACTTGTGGTGCCAAAGGCCAATATCGATTCTCGTGCAAGACACATTTGGGCCAATCTGAAATTGAGATTCAGTGGTCAGTTATACAAAGAAACATTCTGGGCTGCAGCCAGAGCTATGACAAGG GCTGATTTCTCAAAAGAAATGGAGGGCATGAAGCTATTATCAAGAGATGCATGGTCTTTTTTGAATGACATTCCCCCAAGGCATTGGTCTAGGCATGCATTTGACACTACCTGTAAGTCACACCTTCTCTTAAACAATGTGTGTGAGGTATTTAATGCTGTGTTGAAGGAAGCTAGAGATAAACCTATACTTACACAACTAGAATGGATGAGAAAGTATGTTATGCAAAGATTATGTCAAAAGAGAGAGGGTGCTAAATCATATGAAGGGAGAGTGATGCCATATGTGGATAAGTACTTAGACTGGGCAAAGGATGAGTCCAGATTTGCTACCTTTATGCAATCTGATGAGCATGAATTTGAGGTGGAACTCAGAGGGGAACAAGTTGTTGTGAACTTGTTAGACAAGACTTGTGGGTGCAACCATTGGAACTTAACTGGTTTACCTTGCCCACATGCAATGGCATGTCTCTTGGAAAAGAGAATGGACCCAAAAAACTATGTGGATGATTTCTATTCAAAGGAGAGGTACATGCTCACCTATGCCAACAAA CCACTACCACCACCCTTAAGGACCATGCCAGGAAGACCTAagggaaagaagagaagaaaagaagCTGGAGAGAATGAAGAACAGCAACTGAAGAGAGGGAAGAGGTCTAAACATTGCAGCAACTGTGGAGGCTCAGGTCACTACAAGAGAACTTGCAAAAACCCAGCTGCACCACCAAACACTGCTGTGAGGGCACCTGGTGGCAGACCACAAAAAAAGACTGAATGGGCAAAGAACATCAGAGAGAAAGCAAGGGCAAGGGCAGCCCAAAAGGAAGCATGGAAAACAGCACATCTcaatggagcatcatcaagcaCCTCCACTGCTATGCCATCAACAAACACTGCTGCACCTACTTCATTGTCATTCACAGAGCTTTTATCCCAAGCTTCTAATGTTCAAGGAAATCAAGCATGGCGCCAGTCTTGA